Proteins co-encoded in one Zymomonas mobilis subsp. mobilis ATCC 10988 genomic window:
- a CDS encoding ABC-F family ATP-binding cassette domain-containing protein yields MLSFSAITVRLGGQLILDQATASLPPGSHVGLIGRNGAGKSTLMKVVAGLLEADSGELSMPRGTRIGYIAQEAPEGSATPYETVLAADEERSRLMEASETESDLEKLAEIHERLNTIDAYTAPARAARILAGLGFDETMQHQPLSAFSGGWRMRVALGALLFSAPDLLLLDEPSNHLDLEAVLWLENFLRGYRGTLLLISHERDFLNKVADHILHLQQGKLTLYPGGYDAFERQRAERLSQLESARNRQLAEREKLQSFVNRWRTKAHSARQAQSRMKALERMEPIAAAVEDPSLSFSFPSPDDNLKPPLITLDQAAVGYDDKPILTKLNLRIDPDDRIAFIGRNGNGKTTLAKLIVGQLPTVDGQMVTSSKIKVGYFTQYQVEELDVDDSPLDHMTRLMPGASTTAVRSQLGRFGFSGDKATQKVGSMSGGERARLALALITRDAPHLLILDEPTNHLDVDVRQALIEALADYQGAVIIVSHDRHMLELTADRLILVDNGKATDFDGDLNDYTNFILGKSDKPTSDAPVKAQDKKADKRARAEKRQQNKALRDEIKKLEGEISKLTSRRSEIDQALFDPDQASPKDKKLTVTQLMKSRADIEDEINKKEAIWLEKSEMLE; encoded by the coding sequence ATGCTTAGTTTTTCGGCTATTACTGTCCGGCTTGGAGGCCAACTTATCCTTGATCAGGCCACGGCCAGCCTACCACCCGGTAGCCATGTCGGCTTAATCGGTCGTAACGGGGCAGGGAAGTCAACCTTAATGAAGGTGGTTGCCGGTTTATTGGAAGCCGACAGCGGCGAATTATCCATGCCGCGCGGGACACGGATCGGCTATATAGCACAGGAAGCGCCCGAAGGATCAGCCACGCCTTATGAAACTGTATTGGCGGCTGATGAAGAACGTTCGCGCCTGATGGAAGCAAGCGAAACGGAAAGCGATCTTGAAAAACTGGCCGAAATTCATGAAAGACTGAACACGATTGATGCTTATACCGCGCCAGCAAGGGCAGCGCGTATTCTGGCTGGTCTTGGTTTTGACGAAACTATGCAGCATCAACCGCTTTCGGCTTTTTCAGGTGGTTGGCGGATGCGGGTCGCCTTGGGCGCACTTTTATTCTCAGCGCCTGATCTGTTGCTGTTGGATGAACCTTCCAACCATCTTGATTTGGAAGCCGTGCTTTGGCTTGAAAACTTTCTGCGGGGATATCGTGGGACGTTACTTTTAATCAGTCACGAACGCGATTTTCTGAATAAGGTTGCCGACCATATTTTGCATTTACAGCAAGGCAAGCTGACCCTTTATCCGGGGGGATATGATGCTTTTGAAAGACAGCGGGCAGAAAGACTCTCCCAACTCGAATCGGCACGTAATCGGCAATTAGCCGAAAGGGAAAAATTACAAAGTTTTGTCAATCGTTGGCGGACAAAAGCTCATTCTGCCCGTCAGGCACAAAGCCGGATGAAAGCACTGGAAAGAATGGAACCGATTGCCGCTGCGGTCGAAGATCCATCACTCAGCTTTTCTTTTCCAAGTCCCGATGACAATCTGAAACCGCCTTTAATCACGCTAGATCAAGCTGCGGTCGGTTATGATGACAAGCCGATTTTGACCAAGCTTAATCTGCGCATCGACCCTGATGACCGAATCGCGTTCATCGGTCGGAACGGTAACGGTAAGACAACCTTGGCAAAGCTGATTGTTGGCCAATTGCCTACAGTCGATGGCCAGATGGTTACTTCTTCCAAGATAAAGGTAGGCTATTTCACCCAATATCAAGTGGAAGAACTGGATGTTGACGATAGTCCGCTGGACCATATGACGCGGCTTATGCCGGGCGCGTCAACAACAGCCGTGCGGTCACAATTAGGGCGTTTTGGTTTTTCGGGTGATAAAGCGACCCAAAAAGTGGGCAGCATGTCTGGTGGTGAAAGGGCAAGATTGGCCTTGGCATTGATTACCCGCGACGCACCTCATCTGCTTATTTTGGACGAACCAACGAACCATCTTGATGTAGATGTTCGGCAAGCCTTGATCGAGGCTTTGGCTGATTATCAGGGCGCCGTTATCATCGTTTCCCATGATCGCCATATGTTAGAATTAACTGCAGACCGCCTCATTTTGGTCGATAATGGTAAAGCCACTGATTTCGATGGCGATTTGAATGATTATACCAATTTCATTTTAGGCAAATCTGATAAACCCACCTCAGATGCTCCGGTAAAAGCACAAGATAAAAAAGCCGACAAGCGCGCTAGGGCAGAAAAAAGGCAACAAAACAAAGCCTTGCGCGATGAAATCAAAAAACTTGAAGGTGAAATCAGCAAGTTAACTTCTCGCAGAAGCGAGATAGATCAGGCTTTATTTGATCCCGATCAGGCCTCTCCCAAGGACAAAAAACTGACCGTTACCCAGTTAATGAAGTCGCGCGCTGATATTGAAGACGAAATCAATAAAAAAGAAGCGATCTGGCTCGAAAAAAGCGAAATGCTTGAATAG
- the dnaA gene encoding chromosomal replication initiator protein DnaA encodes MQPPSQDWASLLPAAWSEARQILRKKCGSRTFESWLKSLMLADFDSQKKIIRLACPSEFMANWISSHLSDELLLAWRTVWPGIAEVKVSVRNPESQPLLLDVTEIELPLGDQPRPLPKKPAKKKQSVPATPKSTSPEKKAEGEDQNQFEERYNFDNFVVGKANDLAYRAACTFAEGGKLDFNPLFLYGGTGLGKTHLMHAVGIEYLKRHPNSTALYMSAEKFMYDFVASMRAKDTHSFKARLRSADLLMIDDVQFIAGKDSTQEEFFHTMNEVITAGRRLVISADRSPQDLERIESRILSRLSWGLVADVNPADFELRLNIILKKLEAMPQVSMPEDIVFFLAKRICTNVRELEGALNRVVAYATLSNRPINMDFVTETLADLLRTTQQRVTVEDIQKRVCDHYHLKLADMSSKRRDRVIARPRQVAMYLSKQLTSRSLPEIGQRFGGRDHTTVIHAIRQIEKLRITDEDVDSDVRLLMRQFEG; translated from the coding sequence ATGCAGCCCCCGTCACAGGACTGGGCTTCATTACTGCCAGCTGCATGGAGCGAAGCGCGCCAGATATTGCGCAAAAAATGCGGCAGCCGGACTTTTGAAAGCTGGCTTAAATCCCTGATGCTTGCCGATTTTGATAGCCAGAAAAAAATCATTCGCTTGGCTTGCCCCAGCGAATTTATGGCTAACTGGATATCCTCTCATCTGTCAGATGAGCTTTTGCTGGCATGGCGGACAGTCTGGCCGGGCATTGCCGAAGTCAAGGTCAGCGTCCGTAACCCAGAATCGCAACCTTTGCTCCTCGATGTTACCGAAATAGAATTACCGCTAGGGGATCAACCTCGCCCATTGCCGAAAAAACCGGCAAAGAAAAAACAATCTGTTCCCGCCACACCCAAAAGCACTAGCCCTGAAAAAAAGGCGGAGGGTGAGGATCAAAATCAATTCGAAGAACGCTATAATTTCGACAATTTTGTTGTCGGTAAAGCAAATGATCTAGCCTATCGGGCGGCTTGCACTTTTGCCGAAGGTGGCAAACTCGATTTCAATCCGCTTTTTCTCTATGGCGGAACGGGGCTTGGAAAAACCCATCTCATGCATGCCGTGGGCATTGAATATCTCAAACGGCATCCGAACAGCACGGCTTTGTATATGTCGGCTGAAAAATTCATGTATGATTTTGTCGCTTCGATGCGCGCCAAGGATACCCATAGCTTCAAAGCCCGCCTGCGTTCTGCCGATCTTCTGATGATTGATGATGTCCAATTCATTGCCGGAAAGGATTCCACACAGGAAGAATTCTTTCACACAATGAACGAGGTCATCACCGCTGGCCGTCGTCTGGTTATTTCTGCCGATCGCAGCCCACAAGATCTTGAACGGATTGAAAGCCGTATTCTATCCCGTTTGTCATGGGGCTTGGTGGCTGATGTCAATCCGGCCGATTTCGAGTTGAGATTAAATATTATCCTCAAAAAACTCGAAGCCATGCCACAGGTCTCAATGCCAGAAGATATCGTTTTCTTTCTGGCCAAACGGATTTGTACCAATGTGCGGGAATTGGAAGGCGCGCTTAATCGGGTGGTTGCCTATGCAACGCTTTCCAATCGCCCCATCAATATGGATTTCGTTACCGAAACCTTGGCCGATCTCCTTCGGACAACGCAACAGCGCGTAACGGTTGAAGATATTCAAAAACGGGTTTGTGACCATTATCACCTTAAATTAGCGGATATGAGTTCTAAAAGACGGGACAGGGTTATTGCTCGCCCACGCCAAGTTGCGATGTATCTTTCAAAGCAACTTACTTCCCGTTCATTACCAGAAATCGGGCAACGTTTTGGTGGGCGCGATCACACCACGGTTATTCATGCCATTCGGCAGATAGAAAAGCTGCGGATAACGGATGAAGATGTCGATTCGGATGTCCGTTTGCTGATGCGCCAATTTGAAGGCTAA